CAGGGCGGCGAAGCCCGAATTCTGTAAAATTTGTAATAATGATTCAAGAAACATATTTTCCCACCTTTCTGAGCCGAACGATTTCATGGTTCCTACCGGCAAACAGGTTAATCCGCCGGCGTATCCGCCTTGCTATCCTTCTCGGTTAAAGCAATAATCAGCTTTGAGGATAAATGAATCAACACTGCCAACACAACCAGGACACCGAATACCACAGTCATGCAAAACAGAGAATCCAACAAGCCTGCTGTTAAAGACATACGATTTCCCCCTCTTCTTTTCAACTTGACGAAAAAGCGGCAAGTATAAAATTATTTTTTCACGCTCAGTTTCCCCTCCTGGTCGGCGAATGAGCGCAAGCACGCAAAAATCAGATCCCTGCCGATTAAATTCCCTGAAATTATAACACGAAAGGATACGAAGTCAAGCTTTGCGGGAACACCTGATTTTAGCAGAATATAGAGAAATGTAGGAGTGCCGCATTTTAATGATTATTGTTAGTTTTAAACTATTTCTTAACTTAGAATTGTCTTATTCAGCATGACGCAAACTATCATAATATCATAAATGTCCATGATACTACATATTGCATCAGACCTGAAAAAGCAGTCGTTTCGCGGAAGAAAACCGGCTGATTTGCATGCGAAGGGAAAGGCCGACAGCAGCGGTACGGGTTGCTGTCGGTCTTTCCCTTCATTCAAGCACCGGAAATCCGGCTATTTTTTAATGCAAGAGGCGATAAATATACTGTGCGACGTCGGCCCGGCTGGCCGTTTGCTGTGGTTCCAACAAACGATTCGTTCCCGCAAGAATTCCTCTGCCGACGGCCCAATCCATGGCATCTGCCGCCCAATCCGCCGTTGCGGCCCCGTCCGTAAATGCCAGACGCGCATCTTGAGTGAAGCCGCTCTGCAGACCTTGCAGTTGTGCGAAGCGGTAGAGCATCATGGCCGCTTGCTGACGGGTTAAACCGGCATTGTAAGCAAATATCTCGTGATTCATACCGCTGACGATCTCGCTTTCCGCTGCCCATTGAATTGCCGCCGAGTACCATTTTCCGGTGGCGACATCGGTGAAGCCAGAGGCTTCGTTATATTGTAAACGATCAATGCCAGCGATATTTGCCAGCATCTCCACCAGCATGACTCTTGTTGCAGCCAGTTCAGGCGCGAATTCGGTTTCACTCATGCCATTGATATAGCCGTTTTGCAGGCAATAGACCACCGCTGCATAATACCAGGCGGCAGGGTCCAAATCGCGTAATTTGCTGATCATTTGCTGCCTGTCTGCGGTTTGGCCGGCTGTGCTGAGCGGCAGTGACTCTGACGCCAGATTGGCGGCAAATACGGCCAAATGAGGATATTCCGGCAAAGCTGAGGCAGTGAATGCCCAGACCTTCGCAAAATCAAAACCGATAAATGAAGACTGTTTCGTCATTTCCGCCGCAGTCAGGGCGGTGCCCGAACGCCTGCCGCCGCAGGATTCCAGATAATAACAGTTTTCTGTCAGCGCGCTCAACAGATTGGCACCGCTGATGCCGCCCGAATTGGCAGCGGAAAAGAGCGTTCCGCTGTTGTAACTGGTTTTGATCGCGCCGCCAAACGAGATCCCCGTGATCCCGCCGGCATAAGAAGATGCGCTGATCGTGCCGGCATTGAAACAATTGCGGATCGTGCCCGTATGACTGCCGGCTATGCCGCCGCCGTTGCTCGTTCCGTCCGCTGTCTGGACAGTCAGCGAACCATTGAAATAGCAGGATTGAATCAAAGCAAGATTCTGTCCGGCAATACCGCCGGCAGAGAGATTCTTTCCGGTCATCGTGATGCTGCCCGTACTGCAGCAATCTGCAATCGTGCCGCCGTTGCAGCCGGCGAGGATGCCTGCATAGAAGGTCCGATTGCCGGAAGTGGGCAGAGCAAGGCGGATGATCGCAGATTCCACACGCAGGGAGTGAATGGTGCCGGTATTGTAACCAAAGAGCCCCTGGAATTCGCCTGCATCCGGGTTTGAGAGCAACAGACCGCTGATCCGATGTCCGCCGCCGTCCAGTGTTCCCTGAAAACTGTTCTCTGCGGAGCTGCCAATCATCAGCCAGCTGGAATTTTGATCCAGGACAATATCATTTGCCAAAGTAAGGTATTTATCTTGATAACGATTGCCGCTGTTCACCTGATTGGCCAGTTGTTCCAGCTGCTCGGCCGTGGCGATCAGCCAGGGGTTGTCTTGCGTTCCACCCCCGGAAAAAGTAGTTGTAAAAACTTCGCTGTCGCCGGCGGTAGGATCTCCCCCGGAAGCCTGAACGACAATCGTGATCCTGATAGCCAAAAAAGCGACTAAAACGACCAAAAACAGACCGATCAATTTTTTCTTCAATTTGTCCCCTCCGAGCGTTGCAGCCAGAATTTTCTTTCCTGTTAGCTGATATATTGCTGTAAATCCCGTTTGCTGGATGAAAATTTCAGCGCGTTTTCTTTGGTAATCTTCCTGGCTGTCAGCAGGCGAACCAGATCTCCGTTCAGAGTATGCATACCGGCAGCTGCACCCGCCTGCATCTGCGAATCCAGCTGATGGCATTTATTTTCACGGATCATATTGCCGACTGCGTCGGTACCGATTAGAATCTCGGTCGCCACGGTTCTGCCGCTGCCGTCCGCCAACGGGATCAGTTGCTGTGTGACAACACCGCGCAGGATGGTGGAAAGTTGAATGCGGATCTGACCCTGCGTTGAGGCCGGGCAGGCGTCGATGATTCGGTCGATAGTTTGCGCCGCACCGCTGGTATGCAGCGTGCTCAAGACCAAATGACCTGTTTCCGCCGCCGTAACGGCCGCAGAAATCGTTTCAAAATCGCGCATCTCGCCCACCAGAATCACATCGGGATCCTCGCGCAGGGCGGAGCGCAGGGCAGCCGCAAACGACTGCACGTCGTGACCTACTTCACGCTGGTGAATGATCGCCATCTTTTGCTCATAGATATACTCGATGGGGTCCTCTACCGTCAGGATATGTTCCGCCCGCTTGCGGTTGATGTTTTCAATCATTGCCGCCAGCGTAGTGGATTTGCCGCTGCCGGTTGGTCCGGTCACTAAAATCAGACCGCGCGGTTCGTCGGCCAAGGTCTGTAAAATTGGCGGCAAACCCAGTTCCTCCAGGATTGGGATGCGATGATTGAGCAGCCGGATGGCAGCGGCCAGTCTTCCCTGCTGCCGGTAGATATTGACACGCTGCCGGCAATACAGCGCCGTAGTAAAAGCAAAATCCTGATCGAATCCCCGCTCCAACTGCTTTTGCTGGGCTTCGGTCATCATAGTGTTGATCAGTTCTTCCGTCTCCTGCTCCGTCAAGGCGAACGGCGCCGGCTGCAGACTGCCGGCGATCCGAAAGGTTGGCGGCAATCCCACCGACAGATGAATATCGGAGCAGTGCATCTCACGGGCAATTTCCACAATGCTTGCCATATTGATCGCCATAAAAGTAAATTCTCCCTTTCCGGTTGTGCCGCCGCAGGCTTTTCTTTCGATGGCGGGCGGTTTTCTTCAGTGACCGTTTAGGCCGTATAGAACATCAGTTTGATCATCTCTTCCAGACAGATCTGGCCTTTGCGCACCAATTCCAAAGCCTGCTCCTGCAAAGTCTGCATCCCCTGCACTTTGATGGCATATTGATCGATCTCTTCCGTGCCGGCATTGCGGGCGATCATATTGCGCAGTTCTTTATCGATTGCCACAACCTCATGCACGGCAATGCGGCCCAGGTAACCCGTTTGGTTGCATTGCACACAGCCGGTGCTGCGTTTAACCGTTTGGATATCAGCCGGCAGCCACTTGCGCTCGGCCGGCGTTACTTGCATTTCCTGCAGGCAATTGGGACAATTCTTGCGCAGCAGGCGCTGGGCGACAATGCCGACCAGCGAATTGGCGATCAGGTAATTCTCAATCCCCATATCCTGCAAACGCACAATCGAGGCGGTGGCATTGTTGGTATGTAATGTGGAAAGCACAATATGACCGGTGATGGCGGCGCGCACAGAGATGGTAGCCGTTTCGGCATCGCGGGTTTCCCCCACCATGATGATGTCGGGATCCTGACGCAATAAAGAGCGCAGACCGCTTTCAAACGTCAGACCCGCCACCGGGTTGACTTGCGTCTGATTGACGCCGCGGATGTTTTTTTCGACCGGATCTTCAATGGTCGTAATATTGACTTTACGTTTGGATAAGCGCTCCAGCACCATATAAAGGGTCGTTGATTTGCCGGAACCGGTTGGTCCGGTGATATAGATAATCCCGTGCGGGTAATCCAGCATGGGTAAAAAGCGATTGTAAGCGTCCTCATTCATACCGAATTGGCCGGAATAATCGATGCGTGTATTATTGGCCAGTAAACGCATGACCGCTTTCTCACCAAAAACCGTTGGGATAATGGAGACCCGCACGTTGAGATCCTCGCCGCTGACCCGGGTGCGAAAATGTCCGTCCTGCGGGATGCGCTTTTCGGTAATATCCATATTGGACATGATCT
This window of the Negativicutes bacterium genome carries:
- a CDS encoding OadG family protein, producing the protein MSLTAGLLDSLFCMTVVFGVLVVLAVLIHLSSKLIIALTEKDSKADTPAD
- a CDS encoding S-layer homology domain-containing protein; its protein translation is MKKKLIGLFLVVLVAFLAIRITIVVQASGGDPTAGDSEVFTTTFSGGGTQDNPWLIATAEQLEQLANQVNSGNRYQDKYLTLANDIVLDQNSSWLMIGSSAENSFQGTLDGGGHRISGLLLSNPDAGEFQGLFGYNTGTIHSLRVESAIIRLALPTSGNRTFYAGILAGCNGGTIADCCSTGSITMTGKNLSAGGIAGQNLALIQSCYFNGSLTVQTADGTSNGGGIAGSHTGTIRNCFNAGTISASSYAGGITGISFGGAIKTSYNSGTLFSAANSGGISGANLLSALTENCYYLESCGGRRSGTALTAAEMTKQSSFIGFDFAKVWAFTASALPEYPHLAVFAANLASESLPLSTAGQTADRQQMISKLRDLDPAAWYYAAVVYCLQNGYINGMSETEFAPELAATRVMLVEMLANIAGIDRLQYNEASGFTDVATGKWYSAAIQWAAESEIVSGMNHEIFAYNAGLTRQQAAMMLYRFAQLQGLQSGFTQDARLAFTDGAATADWAADAMDWAVGRGILAGTNRLLEPQQTASRADVAQYIYRLLH
- the tadA gene encoding Flp pilus assembly complex ATPase component TadA, which gives rise to MKNLPIGELLREMGYITEEQIQSALAYQKEHNHLRMGAALIELGYISEKQMLIALAQRLNLQTVKVDHYPVDPEAVKLIPRQLAEKYDILAVKSNGTLLTVITNDPLNFYALEDIRQITEQMLEILLTEQEPLQKAIAYYYTEITAQQAALNANLEPVKEINREFTGAAIINDENSDAPVIRLIDSLIQKAYSIQASDIHLEPFEANTMVRMRIDGVIVEYLTLQNSLHPSLIARIKIMSNMDITEKRIPQDGHFRTRVSGEDLNVRVSIIPTVFGEKAVMRLLANNTRIDYSGQFGMNEDAYNRFLPMLDYPHGIIYITGPTGSGKSTTLYMVLERLSKRKVNITTIEDPVEKNIRGVNQTQVNPVAGLTFESGLRSLLRQDPDIIMVGETRDAETATISVRAAITGHIVLSTLHTNNATASIVRLQDMGIENYLIANSLVGIVAQRLLRKNCPNCLQEMQVTPAERKWLPADIQTVKRSTGCVQCNQTGYLGRIAVHEVVAIDKELRNMIARNAGTEEIDQYAIKVQGMQTLQEQALELVRKGQICLEEMIKLMFYTA
- a CDS encoding type IV pilus twitching motility protein PilT — encoded protein: MAINMASIVEIAREMHCSDIHLSVGLPPTFRIAGSLQPAPFALTEQETEELINTMMTEAQQKQLERGFDQDFAFTTALYCRQRVNIYRQQGRLAAAIRLLNHRIPILEELGLPPILQTLADEPRGLILVTGPTGSGKSTTLAAMIENINRKRAEHILTVEDPIEYIYEQKMAIIHQREVGHDVQSFAAALRSALREDPDVILVGEMRDFETISAAVTAAETGHLVLSTLHTSGAAQTIDRIIDACPASTQGQIRIQLSTILRGVVTQQLIPLADGSGRTVATEILIGTDAVGNMIRENKCHQLDSQMQAGAAAGMHTLNGDLVRLLTARKITKENALKFSSSKRDLQQYIS